Below is a genomic region from Opitutaceae bacterium.
CCATCGCACGTGGAGGAAAAGAAGGGCACCTGACCGAGCGCGAGGCGACGGCGAAGGTCCTTCGAGTGATCCAGCAGGAATTTTCATCGGATGTGGCACGGGCAATCGCAGCACATATTTTCGCTGAGGTTACATTGCCGGCGACCGCGGCGATGCCTGCCGGTTGTCCACGGGAAGCGTCTGCAGGGAAGCGGTAAACCAACACTCATGATGAGGAGGCGTGAATCGTGAAGAAAACAGACGAACTATCCGTCAGTCGGGCTCCGCGTAGCAGGGGGCGGGGGTTGACCAAGGCCGGGCAAAAGGTTTCAAGCCGTCTGGCCAAACGGCGATTGAACGAGCGGCTCAAGGCGGACACGGCGTCCTTTAACAAGGGGAATCTTGCCGATACCTTGCGAAAAGAAGGCTATGAGGAAGCTCCACTCGACGAACTCCAGGACCGACTGTCCAAGCTTCAAGGGCCGCTTGCCGACATCATTCTGAAAGGGAGGGTGTGACCGAATGCCATACTACTACTACGACTCAACTGCGCTGGTGAAACGCTACAGCATGGAACGGGGGACCCGTATCGTCAATAAATTGATGGTGAAGCGTGGCAGGGTCGCCATCGTCCCGACATGGACCGTGACGGACTTCTATTCCATTCTCTGCGCCCGTGCTCACGAAGGGCAGATCACACGGGATGATTGTTACTCGGTGCTGTACAAGTTTGAAATTGAATCCAAACAAGGGCTGTATCAGTTCATTGCTCCTCAGATGGAGACCTACTTGACCACGAAGGAGTTGGTCTTGGAGTATCCCTTT
It encodes:
- a CDS encoding type II toxin-antitoxin system VapC family toxin, encoding MPYYYYDSTALVKRYSMERGTRIVNKLMVKRGRVAIVPTWTVTDFYSILCARAHEGQITRDDCYSVLYKFEIESKQGLYQFIAPQMETYLTTKELVLEYPFLRSTQVMHLALALELKPLRLTVVSTDTQLLAASKSAG